The following are from one region of the Paraglaciecola sp. L1A13 genome:
- the recG gene encoding ATP-dependent DNA helicase RecG, with protein MLGLAQTPVTQLKGVGSKVAEKLEKLGLHTVQDLLFHLPHRYEDRTRIYPIAELMPHLHTSVEGEVTSCDVQFGRKRMLMVRISDGTGTITLRFFHFSAAQKNSLEEGTRIRCFGEVRPGKFGLEIMHPEYKTISAESPTNLAESLTPVYPSTEGIKQITLRNLTEQALALLDKGGLAELLPDGMYQHQVGLVEALHLVHRPPPDVTLTLLEEGKHPAQQRLALEELLAHHLSVLKVRHQSQQQKGFAITPSKPLLKQLLDSLPFELTGAQKRVIRDIQQDMQRPTPMMRLVQGDVGSGKTLVAAMAALSAISAGYQVVMMAPTELLAEQHMNNFQGWFGPLGIEVGWLAGKLKGKARTETLENLASGQLQLLVGTHAVFQEAVQYQSLALVIVDEQHRFGVHQRLALREKGVQQGVFPHQLIMTATPIPRTLAMTAYADLDTSVIDELPPGRKPITTVVLPDTRRIDVVERVRLATVEDGRQTYWVCTLIEESEVLQSQAAEETAIALASALPELKVGLVHGRLKADEKQRLMQQFKDGEMDLLVATTVIEVGVDVPNASLMIIENPERLGLAQLHQLRGRVGRGSVESHCVLMYQSPLSKTASKRLAVLRESHDGFYIAQQDLEIRGPGELLGTKQTGLADLRIADLVRDAELIPQVQTLSQQLWEQYPANAQAIINRWLGHKEQYGHA; from the coding sequence ATGCTCGGACTAGCCCAAACTCCTGTTACTCAGCTGAAGGGGGTGGGTAGTAAGGTCGCCGAAAAGCTGGAAAAGCTCGGTTTGCATACCGTGCAAGACCTGTTGTTTCACTTACCCCATCGTTATGAAGATCGCACTCGAATTTATCCCATCGCTGAATTAATGCCTCATTTACACACCAGTGTAGAAGGAGAGGTAACATCCTGTGATGTGCAATTTGGCCGTAAGCGCATGCTGATGGTACGTATCAGTGACGGCACGGGGACGATCACACTGCGTTTTTTTCATTTCTCAGCTGCTCAAAAGAACAGCCTTGAAGAAGGCACGCGTATTCGCTGTTTTGGCGAGGTGCGTCCAGGCAAGTTTGGTCTTGAAATCATGCATCCTGAATATAAAACCATCAGTGCTGAATCGCCGACGAATTTAGCCGAGTCACTCACACCAGTTTATCCCTCCACGGAGGGGATAAAGCAGATTACGTTGCGTAATTTAACGGAGCAAGCCCTCGCATTGCTTGATAAAGGCGGTTTAGCCGAATTGCTACCCGATGGTATGTATCAACATCAAGTGGGCTTAGTGGAGGCATTGCACCTAGTGCACAGGCCGCCGCCCGATGTGACGCTGACCTTACTAGAAGAGGGCAAACACCCTGCGCAGCAGCGCTTGGCCTTAGAAGAATTACTCGCTCATCATCTAAGCGTGTTAAAAGTACGCCATCAAAGTCAGCAGCAAAAAGGTTTTGCCATTACACCTAGCAAGCCTTTATTAAAGCAACTACTGGACAGTCTGCCGTTTGAGTTAACCGGCGCACAAAAGCGCGTTATACGCGATATTCAGCAGGATATGCAACGCCCAACACCTATGATGCGTCTGGTGCAAGGAGACGTGGGCTCCGGTAAGACTCTAGTCGCCGCTATGGCCGCTTTGTCGGCTATCAGTGCAGGTTACCAAGTGGTTATGATGGCGCCTACGGAGTTATTAGCCGAACAGCATATGAATAATTTTCAAGGCTGGTTTGGTCCCCTTGGAATCGAAGTAGGCTGGTTAGCCGGTAAGTTAAAAGGTAAAGCCCGTACTGAAACGCTTGAGAACTTAGCCAGTGGCCAATTACAGTTATTGGTGGGCACTCATGCTGTGTTTCAAGAAGCTGTTCAATACCAATCTCTCGCATTGGTTATTGTTGATGAGCAACATAGATTTGGGGTGCATCAGCGGCTAGCACTGCGTGAAAAAGGCGTGCAACAGGGGGTATTTCCCCACCAGTTAATTATGACTGCCACACCCATTCCGCGCACACTCGCCATGACCGCTTATGCAGACCTTGATACCTCAGTTATTGATGAGTTGCCTCCAGGGCGCAAACCTATCACCACCGTAGTCTTGCCCGACACACGCCGAATTGATGTGGTTGAACGGGTCCGCCTGGCGACCGTTGAAGATGGACGGCAAACATATTGGGTATGCACCCTAATTGAAGAATCGGAAGTGTTGCAGTCACAAGCGGCTGAAGAGACCGCGATTGCTCTTGCGTCAGCTTTACCTGAGTTAAAAGTTGGCCTGGTGCATGGCCGTTTAAAAGCTGATGAAAAACAGCGTCTAATGCAACAATTTAAAGATGGCGAAATGGATTTATTGGTCGCCACCACTGTCATTGAAGTGGGCGTAGATGTGCCCAATGCCAGTTTGATGATCATCGAAAATCCGGAACGTTTAGGTTTAGCCCAGCTACACCAATTGCGCGGCCGGGTAGGGCGAGGCTCAGTGGAAAGTCACTGTGTGTTGATGTATCAGAGTCCGCTATCGAAAACTGCCAGCAAGCGTTTAGCCGTGTTGCGTGAGTCACACGATGGCTTTTACATCGCCCAACAAGATTTAGAAATACGGGGCCCAGGTGAACTACTCGGCACGAAACAAACTGGTTTAGCCGATTTACGTATTGCTGATTTGGTACGCGACGCCGAGCTTATTCCCCAAGTACAAACCCTGTCTCAGCAATTATGGGAACAATACCCAGCTAACGCTCAAGCCATTATTAATCGTTGGCTCGGCCATAAAGAGCAATACGGTCATGCCTGA
- a CDS encoding class I SAM-dependent methyltransferase translates to MPDNHPVKCIPVITVPKDASQGLIDRARNTAQQWRLVFAENVSQGLVLMQSEAHLALKQLNEPKVGEVLVDFASDALTFRRLHGGGKKEAIAKAVGLKGQTELSVLDATAGLGRDAFVLASLGCCVDMIERSPVVSALLADGLMRAQHSDSLASWLPNRMVLHHGIAVDLMGNWSHSVPDVVYLDPMFPHRKKSAAVKKEMRLFQQLLGPDEDADVLLAPALALAKKRVVVKRPAGAPFLAGQKPQIEMQGKANRFDVYLIN, encoded by the coding sequence ATGCCTGATAATCATCCCGTTAAATGTATCCCTGTGATCACAGTGCCTAAAGACGCAAGTCAGGGGCTTATTGATAGAGCCAGGAATACGGCACAACAGTGGCGTTTAGTGTTTGCTGAAAATGTCAGCCAGGGATTAGTGTTAATGCAAAGCGAGGCGCATTTAGCACTTAAGCAGCTCAATGAACCGAAAGTCGGTGAAGTGTTAGTCGATTTTGCCTCTGATGCGCTAACGTTTAGGCGCCTACACGGCGGTGGTAAAAAAGAAGCCATAGCCAAAGCTGTTGGGTTAAAAGGGCAAACTGAGTTAAGCGTGCTAGATGCAACGGCTGGCTTAGGCCGTGACGCGTTTGTACTCGCAAGTTTAGGATGTTGCGTTGATATGATAGAGCGCTCACCTGTTGTGTCGGCTTTGTTGGCCGACGGTTTGATGCGTGCCCAGCATAGCGATTCGCTGGCGTCTTGGTTACCCAATAGAATGGTATTGCATCATGGTATTGCGGTTGACTTGATGGGTAATTGGTCACACAGCGTCCCCGATGTAGTGTACCTTGACCCTATGTTCCCTCATCGTAAAAAAAGTGCCGCAGTCAAAAAAGAAATGCGCTTATTTCAGCAGTTATTAGGTCCTGATGAAGATGCCGATGTCTTGCTAGCGCCGGCATTGGCGTTAGCTAAAAAACGTGTTGTGGTTAAACGTCCTGCTGGGGCGCCATTTTTAGCTGGGCAAAAACCGCAGATTGAAATGCAGGGCAAAGCAAATCGTTTTGATGTGTATTTGATTAACTAA
- a CDS encoding VOC family protein, translated as MQQSVCNVTLLVDDYDKGIEFYTHSLSFILLDDIKNGPNSRWVRVAPSHKLGQAGAALVLMKAEINQHQWIGNQTAGSVAFFLQTDNFQRDYENMLQKGVTFLELPRDEPYATVVIFQDCFGNKWDLLQAK; from the coding sequence ATGCAACAAAGCGTATGTAACGTCACTCTGCTGGTGGATGATTACGATAAAGGCATCGAGTTTTATACCCATTCTTTGAGTTTCATCCTGCTTGACGACATCAAAAATGGCCCAAATTCCCGTTGGGTACGGGTCGCACCAAGTCATAAACTTGGTCAGGCGGGCGCTGCGCTGGTGTTAATGAAAGCTGAGATAAATCAACATCAGTGGATAGGAAACCAAACAGCTGGTAGCGTGGCTTTCTTTTTACAAACTGATAATTTTCAACGTGATTATGAGAATATGCTGCAAAAAGGTGTGACCTTTTTAGAGCTGCCCAGAGATGAGCCCTACGCCACAGTCGTAATATTTCAAGACTGTTTTGGTAACAAATGGGACTTGCTGCAGGCAAAATAA
- a CDS encoding peroxiredoxin, translating to MIKVGDTLPEVTFSLRENDEGSNPTTAALFANKKVVLFAVPGAFTPTCSNTHLPGYITLADKLAAKGVDSIICLSVNDAFVMEAWGKSQNAEHITMLADGDAAFSQAIGLAKDTGTFGGLRSGRYSMLVENGVVKALNIEAPSKFEVSDAQTMLDSL from the coding sequence ATGATCAAAGTCGGCGATACCTTACCTGAAGTTACCTTTAGCCTGCGTGAAAATGACGAAGGCAGTAACCCTACTACCGCAGCATTATTTGCGAATAAGAAAGTCGTGCTGTTTGCCGTACCTGGCGCATTTACCCCTACCTGTTCAAACACCCATTTACCTGGTTATATCACGTTGGCTGATAAACTTGCCGCAAAAGGCGTTGATAGCATTATTTGCTTATCGGTTAACGATGCTTTTGTGATGGAAGCATGGGGCAAGTCGCAAAATGCTGAGCATATTACTATGTTAGCCGATGGCGACGCTGCATTTAGCCAAGCGATAGGGTTAGCCAAAGATACGGGGACATTTGGTGGGCTGCGCTCTGGTCGTTACTCTATGCTGGTTGAAAATGGCGTGGTAAAAGCATTGAACATTGAAGCACCAAGCAAGTTCGAAGTCAGCGATGCCCAAACGATGTTAGACAGCCTGTAG
- a CDS encoding ABC transporter ATP-binding protein: MQYSTRAVSSHSSEASSKVIASLRGVHKRFNNKIALNNIDLDIHSAQVLAILGANGAGKTTLINILLGRLNADAGEVSVFGYPAGSLPARRQAGALLQIASLPETLKIKEHIALFRSYYPQPMAYENVIEYAGLQGMENRYSKKLSGGEKQRLLFALSICGNPKLLFLDEPSVGMDVEARKGLWQAILDLKAAGTGIVLTTHYLEEADSLADEIVLLNQGDIIQRGTTCQIKASAAHTTIRFSAGNTVDDFNTDIAKRYRNIAGVEQVRISGKFIELSSQNVNQTLAALLTLYADIQDLTVSSVGLEDAFIQLNENVNNQGEQ, translated from the coding sequence ATGCAATACTCCACCAGAGCAGTATCCAGTCACTCAAGCGAGGCGTCATCTAAGGTGATTGCGAGTTTGCGCGGCGTACATAAGCGCTTTAACAATAAAATTGCCCTTAATAATATCGATTTGGATATTCATTCAGCTCAGGTACTGGCTATCTTGGGCGCCAATGGCGCAGGTAAAACCACGTTAATCAATATCTTACTTGGCAGGTTGAACGCCGATGCGGGCGAGGTGAGTGTATTTGGCTATCCCGCGGGCTCGTTACCTGCAAGACGCCAAGCGGGCGCTTTACTACAGATAGCATCGTTACCTGAAACGTTAAAAATTAAAGAGCATATCGCGCTTTTTCGAAGCTATTACCCGCAACCTATGGCTTATGAAAACGTTATTGAGTACGCAGGATTACAGGGCATGGAAAATCGCTACTCTAAGAAGTTATCTGGGGGCGAAAAGCAAAGATTACTGTTTGCGTTGAGTATATGCGGCAATCCTAAGCTGCTGTTTTTGGATGAGCCAAGCGTCGGCATGGACGTCGAGGCCAGAAAAGGCTTATGGCAAGCTATTTTAGACCTTAAAGCCGCTGGAACCGGTATTGTTTTGACGACCCATTATTTAGAAGAAGCCGACAGTTTAGCTGACGAGATTGTCTTGCTTAACCAAGGTGACATTATTCAGCGGGGTACAACCTGCCAAATAAAGGCCAGTGCTGCCCACACGACTATTCGTTTCAGTGCTGGTAACACTGTTGATGACTTCAATACCGATATAGCTAAACGCTATCGAAATATTGCTGGCGTAGAGCAAGTGCGCATCAGTGGCAAGTTTATCGAGTTGTCTAGCCAAAATGTGAATCAAACCTTAGCAGCGTTATTAACGCTTTACGCTGATATACAAGATCTAACCGTTTCAAGTGTTGGCTTAGAAGACGCTTTTATACAACTTAATGAAAATGTTAATAATCAAGGGGAACAATAA
- a CDS encoding ABC transporter permease, whose product MNNSNTIDVSSNAHLSNHSAAHRMTAKKIAKLFYLETKFEWLKSIRNPAFALPATLFPAIFYLFFGVLMNQHNPQAATFLLCTYGTFGVIGPALFSFGAGLAVERGQGWLDIKDASPMPASAQVVSRLFVSMGFSIIVLVTLSLVAFGLAGVSLSLGQVLLLSGILIIGGLPFCLLGLTLGLLLKAESAPAVVNVIYLPLSFLSGLWVPLSLLPSYLQSFAQFLPPYHLSQLALKVVGQDAGGSVVQHLLILVIFSILFFASAILAMKKKTA is encoded by the coding sequence ATGAATAATTCAAACACGATTGACGTTTCATCCAATGCGCATTTATCCAATCACAGCGCTGCACATCGAATGACGGCGAAAAAAATAGCTAAGTTGTTCTATCTTGAAACCAAATTTGAGTGGCTAAAGAGTATTCGTAATCCGGCGTTTGCGTTACCCGCGACGTTATTTCCTGCCATATTTTATTTGTTTTTTGGGGTGTTAATGAATCAACACAACCCGCAAGCAGCCACTTTTTTGTTATGCACCTATGGCACATTTGGCGTAATTGGCCCTGCACTATTTTCATTTGGAGCAGGGTTAGCCGTCGAACGCGGTCAAGGTTGGTTAGATATAAAAGACGCATCGCCTATGCCTGCATCGGCACAAGTTGTGAGTCGTCTTTTTGTGTCCATGGGGTTCTCTATCATTGTGCTGGTGACGTTAAGTTTAGTTGCATTTGGTTTGGCGGGCGTGAGCTTATCGCTGGGGCAAGTGTTGCTATTGTCGGGGATTTTGATCATAGGCGGGTTGCCTTTTTGCTTGCTGGGCCTAACGCTTGGCTTGTTGCTTAAAGCTGAAAGCGCCCCTGCGGTAGTGAATGTCATATATTTGCCTTTGTCGTTCCTTTCAGGTTTGTGGGTACCACTAAGCCTCTTGCCGAGTTACCTACAGTCCTTTGCCCAGTTCTTACCCCCCTACCATTTGTCACAGTTAGCACTAAAAGTGGTGGGACAAGACGCTGGTGGTTCTGTCGTACAACATCTGCTTATACTCGTGATATTCTCAATATTATTTTTCGCATCGGCTATATTAGCGATGAAGAAAAAAACAGCATAA
- a CDS encoding sensor histidine kinase, which produces MNKVLRKLDNWLLPRNLSEPMTPYLLLIYLPFFFVPVAMTYQQPLELLWSALATLAFLLVYFRCYWAPNHQLIHHIIAILVIGSVAALLSPTANTFFIYAGAMCSRLKSVKFAVTIIFGILLWMVAISFVFKLSVYFYVPGLTFTAIIGLMNTYQYALQQNKQALILSRKETQRLAKVAERERIARDLHDLIGHTFSVITIKADLAGRLLDKDLAKARVEIKQLEDIARDALSQVREVVSGYRTSDLLSELANAKNVFAGVDIDFTYHFDNLDEQHIDLVSSANKELAIVLRELVTNILRHAKASNVSVTLKKVNEQIVLTVHDDGQGFEQTSRSGFGIQGIEERIRQLGGSVQIKSGGGFKGTLTEIVLPISEREPLYATN; this is translated from the coding sequence GTGAATAAAGTACTGCGAAAATTAGATAATTGGTTATTGCCCAGAAACTTAAGCGAACCAATGACGCCTTATTTACTGTTAATTTACTTGCCGTTCTTTTTTGTGCCAGTTGCCATGACTTATCAACAGCCCTTAGAGCTATTATGGTCTGCACTGGCTACTTTGGCATTCTTATTGGTGTACTTTCGTTGCTACTGGGCACCCAACCACCAGCTTATTCACCATATTATCGCCATTCTGGTAATCGGCAGCGTAGCGGCTTTGCTTAGCCCAACCGCCAACACATTTTTCATCTATGCCGGGGCAATGTGTAGTCGATTAAAATCAGTCAAATTTGCTGTTACCATTATATTTGGCATATTGCTTTGGATGGTGGCGATAAGCTTTGTATTCAAATTAAGTGTGTATTTTTATGTTCCAGGCTTGACCTTTACCGCCATCATCGGGCTGATGAATACCTACCAATATGCGCTGCAACAAAACAAGCAAGCATTGATATTATCGCGCAAAGAAACCCAGCGCCTTGCTAAGGTAGCAGAGCGTGAGCGTATCGCTCGAGACCTGCATGACTTAATCGGCCACACGTTTTCGGTTATCACCATAAAGGCGGATTTAGCTGGTCGTTTGTTAGATAAAGACCTTGCTAAAGCCCGGGTTGAAATAAAGCAACTGGAAGATATTGCAAGAGATGCCCTTAGCCAAGTTCGTGAGGTGGTATCGGGTTACCGCACCAGTGATCTACTCAGTGAATTGGCTAATGCGAAAAACGTTTTTGCGGGTGTCGATATTGATTTTACCTACCATTTTGACAATCTAGATGAGCAGCACATCGATTTAGTCTCATCTGCTAATAAAGAATTAGCCATCGTATTACGCGAGCTCGTGACCAATATACTTCGCCATGCTAAGGCCAGCAACGTATCGGTGACGCTAAAGAAGGTCAATGAACAGATAGTATTGACTGTTCATGATGATGGCCAAGGTTTTGAACAAACATCCCGCAGTGGATTTGGCATTCAAGGCATTGAAGAACGTATACGTCAGCTTGGCGGTTCGGTGCAGATAAAAAGTGGCGGTGGATTCAAGGGCACGCTAACTGAAATAGTGCTACCCATAAGCGAAAGAGAACCCCTTTATGCAACAAATTAA
- a CDS encoding DNA-binding response regulator: MQQINILLAEDQTMLRNALATILDLEDNLQVVHSCATGKLAFDYMQSLSGQKVDIVLSDIEMPDMTGLELAQHLYESKAQCKVIILTTFARSGYLRRAMDSGVKGYLLKDSPSDELIKAIHKVQQGGSAIAPELMVESWMEKDPLSDKERHALRLAKEGLSTDEIASKLFLSAGTVRNYLSSASSKLNAKNRIEAARIAHQNGWL, translated from the coding sequence ATGCAACAAATTAATATCTTACTGGCAGAAGACCAAACCATGTTGCGTAACGCCCTAGCGACTATTTTGGATTTGGAAGATAACTTACAGGTAGTGCATAGCTGCGCGACAGGCAAACTGGCCTTTGATTACATGCAATCCCTCAGCGGCCAAAAAGTGGATATTGTGCTTAGCGATATTGAAATGCCAGATATGACAGGGTTAGAGCTCGCCCAGCATCTTTATGAATCAAAAGCCCAATGCAAAGTCATTATTTTAACGACGTTCGCCAGAAGTGGGTATTTGCGCCGGGCAATGGACTCAGGGGTGAAAGGCTATTTATTAAAAGATTCACCGTCAGATGAACTCATAAAGGCAATTCACAAAGTGCAGCAAGGGGGTAGCGCCATTGCACCAGAGCTGATGGTCGAGTCATGGATGGAAAAAGATCCGCTGTCAGACAAAGAGCGGCACGCCCTACGCCTAGCCAAAGAAGGATTGTCTACCGACGAAATTGCCAGCAAATTGTTCCTATCAGCAGGGACAGTACGAAACTATTTATCTTCTGCAAGCAGTAAGTTAAATGCTAAAAATCGAATTGAAGCGGCGCGCATCGCCCATCAAAATGGTTGGTTATAA
- a CDS encoding long-chain fatty acid--CoA ligase yields MLGQMMEMPLTIGSLIEHAERYHPKTEIISVETSGERTTSNWKEVGQHARMLASALGKLGIANGDRCATIAWNNRRHLESYFGISGGGMVCHTINPRLAPEQLTFVANDAQDKVLFFEQSFLPVIEKIHTLLETVQYFVVMGPRDDAAAQSIPGLLFYDDLLETGEADAPWPDVDERAASSLCYTSGTTGEPKGVLYSHRSTLLHTLVGNQPDGIALSAQDTVLPVVPMFHVNAWGVPYIAAANGCKLVLPGPNLDGESILALIDETKTTMALGVPTIWMNLLTALEASESTLPSLKRTVVGGAPLPPSMIPKFAAYGVELLHAWGMTETSPVATINQFLQRHSVLSDSEKTELRTNQGRPLFGVDLRLLDENKQLLPHDGKTQGDLQVRGHWVVKRYFGKDSDALTDDGWFDTGDVSTIDEDGYMVIRDRSKDIIKSGGEWISTVELENIAIAHPHIVNAAAVAARHELWDERPIVVAVKAPNTSPVEADILAFYKGKIQSWQIPDAVIFVDTLPIGATGKVQKVELRKQFGEHLIEKGKNNA; encoded by the coding sequence ATGCTAGGACAAATGATGGAGATGCCGCTAACAATCGGCAGCCTTATTGAACATGCCGAGCGTTATCACCCAAAAACCGAAATAATATCGGTTGAAACTTCCGGCGAACGGACCACCAGTAATTGGAAAGAAGTGGGACAACATGCCCGTATGCTTGCTTCAGCGTTAGGCAAGCTTGGTATTGCTAATGGTGATCGTTGTGCAACGATTGCGTGGAATAATCGACGTCATCTTGAAAGTTACTTTGGCATTTCGGGCGGCGGTATGGTGTGCCACACCATCAATCCACGCCTTGCTCCAGAACAGCTTACGTTTGTGGCTAACGATGCGCAAGACAAGGTATTGTTTTTTGAACAGTCCTTTTTACCGGTAATCGAAAAAATTCATACTTTGTTAGAAACGGTGCAATATTTTGTTGTTATGGGCCCTCGGGATGACGCCGCCGCACAAAGTATCCCAGGATTACTGTTTTACGATGATCTATTAGAAACCGGTGAGGCAGATGCGCCTTGGCCCGATGTAGACGAACGTGCAGCATCAAGTCTGTGTTATACCTCTGGTACAACTGGCGAGCCCAAAGGGGTTCTTTATTCACATCGGTCTACGCTATTGCACACGCTTGTGGGTAATCAGCCTGATGGCATTGCGCTGTCAGCGCAAGATACGGTTTTACCTGTGGTTCCAATGTTCCATGTGAATGCATGGGGAGTGCCGTATATCGCGGCTGCTAACGGTTGTAAGCTTGTGCTTCCGGGTCCTAATCTTGACGGCGAAAGCATCTTGGCCTTGATTGATGAGACCAAAACAACCATGGCATTGGGTGTACCGACAATCTGGATGAATCTACTTACGGCGCTTGAGGCATCAGAGTCCACATTACCTAGCCTGAAGCGAACTGTGGTCGGTGGGGCACCATTGCCACCATCAATGATCCCCAAATTCGCTGCTTACGGAGTGGAGTTACTCCATGCTTGGGGTATGACTGAAACCTCACCTGTTGCCACAATAAACCAATTTCTACAACGCCACAGTGTTCTGTCTGACTCAGAAAAGACCGAGCTACGCACTAATCAAGGCAGACCCTTATTTGGTGTCGATTTACGTTTGCTGGATGAAAACAAACAGTTACTGCCACACGATGGTAAGACGCAAGGTGATCTTCAAGTACGCGGTCACTGGGTCGTTAAACGCTATTTTGGTAAAGATAGTGACGCGTTAACTGATGATGGCTGGTTCGATACCGGTGATGTTTCAACGATCGATGAAGACGGCTATATGGTTATTCGCGATAGATCCAAAGACATTATTAAGTCAGGTGGTGAATGGATATCAACAGTCGAATTAGAAAATATAGCCATTGCTCATCCTCATATCGTTAATGCCGCTGCCGTTGCTGCTCGCCATGAGTTGTGGGATGAACGTCCCATTGTTGTTGCGGTAAAAGCGCCAAATACCTCTCCTGTTGAAGCCGATATATTGGCGTTCTACAAAGGCAAAATTCAATCATGGCAGATCCCTGATGCTGTTATTTTTGTCGACACATTGCCTATAGGTGCCACTGGGAAAGTGCAAAAAGTTGAACTGCGTAAACAGTTTGGTGAACACCTTATAGAAAAAGGAAAAAACAATGCTTAA